From Acidihalobacter aeolianus, a single genomic window includes:
- a CDS encoding ectoine synthase, with translation MIVKQVNDVRGTDRSVRTDTFESNRLLVRADKVGFSLNHTVLYAGSVTHIWYKHHIEAVYCISGEAEIETLADGKRYHITPGTLYTLNGHEEHNLHAISDFECLCVFNPPLTGQEVHDAEGVYPLLEDAS, from the coding sequence ATGATCGTCAAACAGGTGAATGACGTGCGCGGCACTGACCGTTCGGTGCGCACCGATACCTTCGAAAGCAACCGACTGCTGGTGCGAGCCGATAAGGTCGGCTTCTCGCTTAACCATACCGTGCTGTACGCGGGCAGTGTGACGCACATTTGGTACAAGCATCACATCGAGGCGGTGTACTGCATTTCCGGCGAAGCGGAAATCGAGACCCTGGCGGATGGCAAGCGCTATCACATCACCCCAGGCACTCTGTACACGCTGAACGGGCACGAAGAACACAATCTGCATGCGATCAGCGACTTCGAATGCCTGTGCGTATTCAATCCGCCATTGACCGGCCAGGAAGTGCACGATGCCGAGGGCGTGTACCCGCTGCTCGAGGATGCTTCCTAG